One window of Eublepharis macularius isolate TG4126 chromosome 17, MPM_Emac_v1.0, whole genome shotgun sequence genomic DNA carries:
- the LOC129345105 gene encoding tyrosine-protein phosphatase non-receptor type 11-like — translation MTSRRWFHPNISGIEAEKLLLTRGVHGSFLARPSKSNPGDFTLSVRRNDEVTHIKIQNTGDYYDLYGGEKFATLAELVQYYTEQQGLLREKNSNVIELKYPLNCQDPTSERWYHGHLTGKEAEKLLTDKGKPGSFLVRESQSKPGDFVLSVLTNEDKADTGDRKPRVTHIMIRYQPDGKYDVGGGEHFDTLTDLVEHYKKNPMVEKSGAVVHLKQPFNTTRINAANIDNRVKELNKMADQSEKSKQGFWEEFEMLQQQECKLLYPRKEGQRVENKVKNRYKNILPFDTTRVALQDVDESLPGSDYINANYIKNVLEDGRSSEHGKVYIATQGCLQTTVNDFWAMVYQENAHVIVMTTREVERGRNKCFRYWPDKHCTKEYGCISVRNIGEQEVQGYHVRELEIVRTDREERPRRIQHFQFFSWPDHGVPNEPGGVLHFLDQVNRAQASFAETGPIVVHCSAGIGRTGTIIVIDILMDTIHRQGLNCDIDIPKTIQMVRRQRSGMVQTEAQYKFVYMAVQQYISTEQKRLEEEQRNTRKEREYLNIRCLPMEKPRSPSPGTEDDSSSVYENLNVKTPKVLERNSSGR, via the exons GTGGTTTCACCCAAACATCAGTGGAATAGAAGCTGAGAAGTTGCTCTTAACCAGAGGAGTCCATGGGAGTTTCTTGGCTCGGCCAAGCAAAAGCAATCCGGGTGACTTCACTTTATCTGTCAG GAGAAACGATGAGGTGACCCACATCAAGATCCAAAATACTGGCGATTACTATGACCTTTACGGAGGGGAGAAGTTTGCTACTTTGGCCGAGCTCGTTCAGTATTACACCGAACAGCAGGGGCTGCTGCGGGAGAAGAACAGCAACGTCATAGAGCTGAAATATCCTCTCAATTGCCAGGATCCTACCTCGGAGAG ATGGTACCACGGCCACCTGACGGGCAAAGAAGCCGAGAAGCTCCTAACAGACAAAGGAAAACCGGGGAGTTTCCTGGTCCGAGAGAGTCAAAGCAAACCTGGAGACTTTGTCTTGTCGGTGCTGACAAATGAAGACAAGGCTGACACTGGGGACCGGAAACCCCGTGTGACCCACATCATGATCCGTTATCAG CCAGATGGGAAGTATGATGTTGGCGGCGGCGAGCACTTTGACACGCTCACGGACCTGGTGGAACATTATAAAAAGAACCCCATGGTGGAGAAGTCTGGGGCTGTGGTGCATCTGAAACAG CCTTTCAACACCACACGGATCAACGCAGCCAACATTGACAACCGAGTGAAGGAGCTGAACAAAATGGCTGACCAAAGCGAGAAGTCCAAGCAAGGCTTCTGGGAAGAGTTTGAG ATGCTGCAGCAACAAGAATGTAAACTCCTCTATCCCCGGAAAGAAGGGCAGCGAGTAGAAAACAAAGTGAAGAATCGTTACAAAAATATCCTTCCCT TTGACACAACGCGAGTGGCTCTCCAAGATGTGGACGAAAGCCTTCCCGGTTCAGATTACATCAATGCCAATTATATTAAG AATGTTCTCGAAGATGGGAGGAGTTCCGAACATGGCAAGGTATACATCGCCACGCAAGGCTGCCTCCAAACCACAGTGAATGACTTCTGGGCAATGGTGTACCAAGAGAACGCTCACGTCATCGTCATGACCACCAGGGAGGTGGAGCGAGGAAGG AATAAATGTTTCCGCTACTGGCCGGATAAACACTGCACCAAGGAGTACGGCTGCATCAGTGTAAGGAATATCGGTGAACAAGAAGTCCAGGGTTACCACGTCCGAGAACTGGAGATTGTACGGACAGACAGG GAGGAACGGCCCCGACGAATCCAGCACTTTCAGTTCTTCAGCTGGCCAGACCACGGGGTTCCCAACGAGCCGGGAGGAGTTCTTCACTTTCTGGACCAAGTCAACCGAGCTCAGGCGAGCTTTGCCGAGACGGGGCCGATTGTCGTGCACTGCAG CGCTGGGATCGGACGTACCGGCACCATCATCGTGATAGACATCTTAATGGACACCATTCACCGGCAAG GCTTGAACTGTGACATCGATATCCCCAAGACCATTCAGATGGTGCGAAGACAGCGGTCTGGGATGGTGCAGACAGAGGCGCAGTACAAGTTTGTCTACATGGCCGTGCAGCAATACATCTCGACTGAACAGAAGCGGCTAGAAGAGGAACAG AGAAACACACGGAAAGAGCGAGAATACTTGAATATCAGATGCCTTCCGATGGAGAAACCCAGGTCCCCTTCACCAGG AACTGAGGATGACTCTTCCTCCGTATATGAAAACCTCAATGTCAAAACCCCAAAGGTTTTAGAGCGGAACAGCTCTGGGAGATAG